A genomic stretch from Sander vitreus isolate 19-12246 chromosome 17, sanVit1, whole genome shotgun sequence includes:
- the LOC144532904 gene encoding DELTA-stichotoxin-Hmg2b-like → MPHRLCSVEINNNSGCYTLANPRVFTESGCCEVPLPPMVGPYSPASALFKKNTGSATGAVGVFTYDLFNPNLNDYNHVMAVMFSVPYDRNLYSNWFAVGILDRGNNCDYDLYDMMYNGNENNFVRAKADGSCISYQGDYAIVSASMSDSGEAVLRVDISDTGMY, encoded by the exons ATGCCTCATCGCCTCTGCTCTGTTGAGATTAACAACAACTCTGGCTGCTACACTCTTGCCAACCCAAG GGTGTTCACTGAGAGCGGCTGCTGTGAGGTCCCTCTGCCACCGATGGTGGGTCCCTACTCCCCTGCCAGCGCATTGTTCAAAAAGAACACAGGCAGTGCGACCGGGGCTGTCGGCGTCTTCACCTATGATCTTTTCAACCCCAACCTCAACGACTACAACCACGTCATGGCCGTCATGTTCTCCGTGCCCTACGACCGAAACCTCTACTCCAACTGGTTTGCTGTGGGGATCCTTGACAGAGGAAACAACTGTGACTACGATCtttatgatatgatgtataatggaaatgaaaataattttgtAAGAGCAAAGGCTGATGGCTCCTGCATTTCTTATCAGGGTGATTATGCTATTGTCAGTGCTTCCATGTCAGACTCAGGTGAAGCAGTCCTGAGGGTGGATATCAGTGACACTGGCATGTATTAA